GTGGCCTCGGCCTGGAAGGAGCCAGAGGAGAGGCCCCAGCCCCAGAGACTGGGGGTGAGTTTGTGTGTGGGGAGAGCTACCGGGCCCTGAGGGAGGCCATGGAGAAGGTGAAGGTGAGTGAGTCCTGGCATGGACCAAGAAAAGTGGGGGTTGGGCAGGACAGGTCACTCCCATGATGTGACCCTATTATTTTGGCTTCAGAGTGACTTTATGGACCTCCCGAGGGATAAGGTGGACTGGAAGCAGCAGGTGGAGAAACTAGAGCTTGGATTCATCCAGCTCTCTGGAGCGACAGATGGCATGAGTAAGCAGGAGGCCAGGGCACGGGCACGGGGAGCTGCAGGGCCTTCAGAGGGGCCCCAGTGTCTGAGCCGTGTCCTCTCACAGGAGAGCACATCATGGTATATGAGAGCCAGGGGGCAGAGTCAAACACTCAGCACAAGGAGGAGGAAGCCAGCAGGCTGgcccagaaggaggaggagatgaaggTAGAGGGTGTGCAACATCTCTGCGgggttgggggtgagggtgggtgcTGGCGCCGGCTCAGGCGTGGTAACTGAGCACCCCTCCCTTCAGGTGAAGCTGCTGGAGCTGCAAGATATGGTGTTGCCGGTTGTGGGCGACCACGAGAGGCATGACAAATTCCTCCCTGCTGCCCAGAACCCTCTTGATGAGCCCGCTCCAGGGGCCCCAGCCCCCCAGGAACTTGGGGCTGAGGAGGAGCAGGGTGGTGAGTAGAGTCCT
The DNA window shown above is from Papio anubis isolate 15944 unplaced genomic scaffold, Panubis1.0 scaffold4358, whole genome shotgun sequence and carries:
- the LOC103881337 gene encoding golgin subfamily A member 6C-like, with product MALPGQGDGGGHLNSEEEGVPRPMPSVPQDLESREATSDFMDLPRDKVDWKQQVEKLELGFIQLSGATDGMREHIMVYESQGAESNTQHKEEEASRLAQKEEEMKVKLLELQDMVLPVVGDHERHDKFLPAAQNPLDEPAPGAPAPQELGAEEEQGGE